In Rhizophagus irregularis chromosome 19, complete sequence, the following are encoded in one genomic region:
- a CDS encoding uncharacterized protein (SECRETED:cutsite_TNS-GA; SECRETED:prob_0.7615); SECRETED:SignalP(1-25), which yields MVIKIVVNLMSCLLILFLPDLPTNSGAFHCLNIEGAFKIYPKAPQTAVSTVIYSTAKLDDVRLPFYKVLTDILQAL from the exons ATGGTTATAAAAATAGTCGTCAATTTAATGTC ATgccttttgattttatttcttccTGATCTACCAACTAATTCG GGAGCATTTCATTGTTTGAACATAGAAGGAGCGTT TAAAATTT ACCCAAAAGCCCCCCAGACAGCGGTTTCCACGGTGATCTACTCGACCGCCAAATTAGACGATGTTCGCCTGCCATTTTACAAAGTACTGACAGATATTCTACAGGCTTTGTAA